The following coding sequences are from one Ancylobacter sp. TS-1 window:
- a CDS encoding alpha/beta hydrolase yields the protein MTVLWTEEELEIGGAALTARVYRPGAPLRPAALVLHLHGGSFTDGDLDCSACVCRLMAEAGAVVISIDYPLAPEHPFPAALNLAFAALGRLYADRSKWAGRGARMFVAGEEAGANLATALTLMARDQQAPPVAGQILLSPMVDASLCTQSIHAAAAGAAHCKWVDGWHLYLGGAEHAAHPYAAPLGSRRLGGLAPALIVTSEDCPMRDESVAYARRLRDCGVAVESHMLTETETPSLGMDAAIEADLHWETVLRDLFRKFLAENSAAPVRTVRA from the coding sequence ATGACCGTTTTGTGGACCGAGGAAGAGCTGGAGATCGGCGGGGCCGCGCTGACCGCGCGGGTCTATCGTCCCGGCGCGCCGCTGCGCCCGGCGGCTCTGGTCCTGCACCTGCACGGCGGCAGCTTCACCGACGGCGATCTCGATTGCAGCGCCTGCGTCTGCCGCCTGATGGCGGAAGCCGGCGCCGTGGTCATCTCGATCGACTATCCACTGGCGCCGGAGCACCCCTTCCCGGCCGCGCTCAACCTCGCCTTCGCCGCGCTCGGCCGCCTTTATGCCGACCGCAGCAAATGGGCCGGGCGCGGCGCGCGCATGTTCGTCGCCGGCGAGGAGGCGGGCGCCAATCTCGCCACCGCGCTGACGCTGATGGCGCGCGACCAGCAGGCCCCGCCCGTCGCCGGGCAGATCCTGCTGTCGCCGATGGTCGACGCCAGCCTCTGCACGCAGTCGATCCACGCGGCCGCCGCAGGCGCGGCGCACTGCAAATGGGTCGACGGCTGGCACCTGTATCTGGGCGGCGCCGAACATGCTGCCCACCCCTATGCGGCGCCGCTCGGCTCGCGCCGCCTGGGCGGGCTGGCGCCGGCCCTGATCGTCACCTCGGAAGACTGTCCGATGCGCGACGAGAGCGTCGCCTATGCGCGCCGCCTGCGCGACTGCGGGGTCGCGGTGGAGAGCCACATGCTGACCGAGACGGAGACCCCGTCCCTCGGCATGGATGCCGCCATCGAGGCCGACCTTCATTGGGAAACGGTCCTGCGCGACCTGTTCCGGAAATTCCTGGCGGAGAATTCCGCCGCACCTGTTCGCACCGTTCGGGCCTGA